One genomic window of Hydra vulgaris chromosome 03, alternate assembly HydraT2T_AEP includes the following:
- the LOC100206525 gene encoding fibroblast growth factor receptor precursor (The RefSeq protein has 29 substitutions compared to this genomic sequence) produces the protein MISDWCVVLVLLMSRLVFGLNFTEPVNYILKLGEDSSSRLLDCSVNLPVELIKKIDWTHNDIVINNKPNITLSENGQKLVIAHYQSHNSGRYGCKVTAMNEESVQRVFDLLPASETEGNQTIEMMLRIKNDISLLVELVMNKLDLDCTAVGASPINITWIKNDRLIEARSNLSNFRYSFSPNFLKLSIKELRLDDAGIYKCILENKYGKIEHIMTVEIYEKMFSKPIVSSTDKHKVFYVNYGQNLTVPIYVTAFLPHPHFQMLYVYSMTSPNTNETKLALRVLPTMRELTVLEKGQRRGNSISHIKLDYFFNNISEQDFGNYTFMAGNKYGFDIYPFQILHTKYMQTTVFPPMKSSINKIYKEESVEKTVIFIVITSMLAGLIFVAFVIFFICRVRSKDKFKNSNINYIKPLETVILNLGDNNTSGVTMVTSVSASYASRRFRHSLNNNLINDKQKLNLKIAPDPAWEIKLEQLETDCLLGEGAFGRVFRATARDLPNHTGVQTVAVKMLKEDCCEQDLKDFISEIEVMKSIGKHINILNLLAVSSQQGKLYIVVEYCRHGNLRSFLKDNRPVMQANSVITKKITLYDLTSFCLQVARGMNFLASKKCIHRDIAARNVLVGEGYLMKIADFGLARDIHEQDYYRKCTDGRLPVKWMAIEALFDRVYTTQSDIWSFGILAWEIVTFGGSPYPGIALEKLFDLLKQGYRMERPLNCTDDMYTLMLNCWKEIPSKRPTFSQLIEDLERMLLDASSTEYIDLQPIQPERTESFSTSLHTSASMLNTDLHEKNKCDHDEISFTHEDGLSEADILLSHYAVS, from the exons ATGATATCAGATTGGTGTgttgttttggttttatttatgTCAAGATTAg tttttgggcTGAATTTTACAGAGCCAGTTaattatatattgaaattaGAAGAAGATAGTTCATCTAGACTGTTAGATTGTTCAGTTGATCTTCCTGTtgaattaatcaaaaaaattgattg GACACACAATGATGTTGTTATCAATAATAAACCTAATATAACATTATCTGAAAATGGTCAAAAACTTGTTATTGCTCATTATCAATCCCATAATTCTGGTCGTTATGGGTGCAAAGTTACAGCTATGAATGAAGAATCTGTTCAAAGGATATTTGATCTACTGCCAGCTTCAg AAACTCAGGGAAACCAAACTGTTG aaatgaTGCCGagaataaaaaatgacatttcGTTGCTTGTTGAGTTAGTGATGAATAAATTAGATTTAGATTGTACTGCTGTAGGCGCTTCACCTCTTAATATTACAtg ggTAAAAAATGATCGACTGATTGAAGCAAGATCCAACTTGTCTAATTTTCGTTTTTCTTTCTCaccaaattttttgaagttaagTATAAAAGAGTTGCGACTTGATGATGCTGGtatatacaaatgtattttGGAAAATAAATATGGCAAGATAGAACATATAATGACTGTTGAAATATAtg aGAAAATGTTCGCTAAACCAATAGTATCATCTACAGACAAACATAAGGTTTTTTATGTCGACTATGGTCAGAATTTAACTGTTCCTATATATGTTACTGCATTTCTACCCCACCCTCACTTTCAAATGTTATACGTTTACAGCATGACAAATCCAAATACAAATGAAACTAAATTGGCCCTAAGAGTATTACCAACAATGAGAGAACTAACTGTCTTGGAGAAAGGCCAGAGAAGAGGCAATTCAATTTCTCATATCAAGctagattattttttcaataatatatcaGAGCAAGATTTTGGTAATTATACCTTAATGGCTGGAAATAAGTATGGTTTTGATATATACCCCTTTCAAATATTGCATACAA aataTATGCAAACGACTGTCCTCCCGCCGATGAAATCAAGCATTAATAAAATCTACAAGGAGGAATCCGTagaaaaaacagttatttttattgtcataaCCTCAATGCTTGCTGGGTTAATTTTTGttgcatttgttattttttttatttgtcgtGTTCGTagtaaagacaaatttaaaaacagtaacaTCTACTACATCAAACCTTCACAACCTGTGATTCTTAATCTTGGGGATAACAACACTAGTGGTGTTACCATGGTTACTTCTGTCTCTGCTTCCTATGCCAGTCGACGTTTCAGACATTCactcaataataatttaataaatgataagcaaaaatgcaatttaaaaatagctcCAGATCCTGCTTGGGAGATTAAGCTTGAACAGTTAGAAACAGATTGTTTATTGGGAGAGGGAGCTTTTGGTAGAGTTTTTCGTGCAACAGCAAAAGATTTACCAAATCACACTGGAGTTCAAACAGTTGCTGTCAAAATGTTGAAAG AAGATTGTTGTGAAcaagatttaaaagattttatatctGAAATAGAAGTAATGAAATCTATAGGAAAACACATCAATATTCTGAATTTACTTGCAGTGTCATCACAGCaag GAAAGTTATATATAGTGGTTGAATATTGTCGTCATGGTAATTTGCGCTCCTTTCTGAAAGACAATCGACCTGTTATGCAAGCTAATTCTGTGATAACCAAGAAAATAACATTGTATGATTTAACATCGTTTTGCTTACAAGTTGCAAGAGGAATGAATTTTTTAGCTTCAAAAAAG tgCATCCATCGAGACATAGCTGCTCGAAATGTTCTTGTTGGTGAAggttatttaatgaaaattgctGATTTTGGACTTGCACGTGATATTCATGAACAAGATTATTATAGAAAATGCAcagat ggGCGTTTACCTGTCAAATGGATGGCAATTGAAGCTTTGTTTGATCGTGTTTACACTACTCAAAGTGATAT atggtCATTTGGAATTTTGGCATGGGAAATTGTAACATttg GTGGATCGCCATACCCTGGAATTGCATtagaaaaattgtttgatttattaaagCAAGGCTATCGAATGGAAAGACCACTTAATTGTACTGATGATAT GTATACACTTATGCTAAATTGTTGGAAAGAAATCCCATCAAAACGTCCGACATTTTCACAACTAATTGAAGATCTAGAAAGAATGCTATTGGATGCAAGTTCTACA GAATATATAGATCTTCAACCAATCCAACCAGAGCGTTCAGAGTCATTTTCAACATCAACACACACTTCTGCAAGCATGTTGAATACAGATTTtcgtgaaaaaaataaatgtgatCATGATGAACTGTCCTTCACTCATGAAGATGGTTTATCAGAAGCAGATGTTCTTCTTAGTCACTGAGCAGTTTCTTGA